The following coding sequences lie in one Sorghum bicolor cultivar BTx623 chromosome 6, Sorghum_bicolor_NCBIv3, whole genome shotgun sequence genomic window:
- the LOC8080348 gene encoding uncharacterized protein LOC8080348: MLPLAYPAGHSQLHLHLHLPPAALQRAAAPGRAYLPSRRGARTFAGARPPGSSAGAAGTETTSTTSGSVLSFLCPLLKLLGGGDPSQQRNDVVEVTTSSISSLARLQWGSKVATSSGENIDSAISTPTLQLYEFEACPFCRRVREAMTELDLSAEVYPCPKGSLRHRDVVKKIGGKEQFPLLIDASTGISMYESGDIVKYLFRQYGQGKSPSPGLLESTIFTGWVPTLLRAGRGMTLWNKAGAVPAEKLELFSYENNSYARIVREALCELELPYVLQNVGEGSSKTDLLLRKSGSKQVPYLIDPNTGFQSNDHKKILAYLFQQYSLSSQ, translated from the exons ATGCTGCCGCTCGCATACCCCGCCGGCCACAGCCaactccatctccatctccacCTCCCTCCCGCAGCGCTGCAGCGCGCTGCCGCTCCGGGTCGAGCCTACCTTCCCAGTCGCCGCGGCGCCCGAACCTTCGCCGGAGCGCGCCCTCCCGGTTCCAGCGCGGGGGCGGCCGGAACTGAGACCACCTCTACCACTAGCGGCAGCGTCTTGTCGTTCCTGTGTCCGCTCCTCAAACTCCTCGGG GGAGGCGATCCTTCGCAGCAGCGCAACGACGTTGTGGAG GTCACGACATCTTCAATTTCAAGTTTAGCTAGACTGCAATGGGGATCAAAAGTGGCTACTAGCAGTGGGGAGAACATAGATTCGGCAATAAGCACTCCAACTCTTCAATTGTATGAGTTTG AGGCATGTCCCTTCTGTAGGAGAGTTCGGGAGGCCATGACCGAGCTTGACCTTTCTGCAGAG GTTTATCCATGTCCAAAAGGGTCACTAAGGCACAGAGATGTGGTCAAGAAAATTGGAGGGAAGGAGCA GTTTCCACTCCTTATTGACGCTAGTACTGGTATCTCAATGTATGAAAGTG GAGATATTGTGAAGTACCTGTTCAGGCAGTATGGACAAGGAAAGAGTCCTTCTCCTGGACTTCTTGAGAG TACAATTTTCACAGGATGGGTGCCCACTCTTCTTAGAGCTGGAAGAGGAATGACACTGTGGAACAAAGCTGGTGCTGTACCTGCAGAGAAGTTGGAGCTGTTCTCATATGAGAATAATTCT TATGCAAGGATAGTTCGAGAGGCTCTCTGTGAATTGGAGCTTCCTTATGTTCTCCAGAACGTTGGAGAGGGATCATCAAAGACAGATTTGCTTCTAAGGAAGTCGGGCTCTAAGCAG GTGCCATATCTGATTGACCCTAACACTGGATTCCAGTCGAACGACCATAAGAAGATACTAGCTTACTTATTCCAGCAGTACTCACTTAGTAGCCAGTAG
- the LOC8075851 gene encoding GTP-binding protein YPTM1, with translation MGNEFDYLFKLLLIGDSSVGKSCFLLRFADDSYVDSYISTIGVDFKIRTIEMEGKTIKLQIWDTAGQERFRTITSSYYRGAHGIIIVYDITDMESFNNVKQWLSEIDRYANDTVCKLLVGNKCDLAESRTVDTSVAQAYAEEIGIPFLETSAKDSINVEEAFLAMSAAIKNSKARSQAALERKPSNIVQMKGQPIQQEQQKSRCCST, from the exons ATGGGCAACGAATT CGATTACCTGTTCAAGCTTCTCTTGATCGGCGATTCCTCGGTGGGCAAGTCCTGCTTCCTCCTCCGTTTCGCT GACGACTCCTATGTAGACAGCTACATCAGCACGATTGGTGTTGACTTT AAAATCCGCACGATCGAGATGGAGGGCAAGACCATAAAGCTGCAGATT TGGGACACGGCAGGGCAGGAGCGGTTCAGGACCATTACAAGCAGCTACTACCGAGGAGCTCATGGGATAATT ATTGTTTATGACATCACAGACATGGAGAGCTTCAACAATGTGAAGCAGTGGCTTAGTGAGATTGATCGATACGCCAATGACAccgtatgcaagcttcttgttggCAACAAATGTGATCTTGCTGAGAGCAGGACTGTCGATACTTCAGTAGCACAG GCTTATGCTGAAGAGATAGGCATCCCGTTCCTTGAAACTAGTGCTAAAGACTCGATCAATGTCGAGGAGGCGTTCTTGGCAATGTCTGCTGCAATTAAGAACAG TAAAGCACGGAGTCAGGCAGCCCTGGAGAGGAAGCCCTCCAATATAGTTCAGATGAAAGGGCAGCCAATTCAGCAAGAGCAGCAGAAGAGTAGATGCTGTTCAACATGA
- the LOC8075852 gene encoding MADS-box transcription factor 26 yields the protein MARGKVQMRKIENPVHRQVTFCKRRMGLLKKAKELSVLCDAAIGVIVISPHGKIYDLATNGNMQGLIERYRRTYSERPGESSNHNKTQIIKQEVLALTREIDLLQKGFRYMHGENVENDINHMNLDELQTLENNLEMWVNSIRSQKMQIISREIEMLRNKEAMLQAVNGVLQERIIEQNGILNFSNTAMTPQTPFQLTMERNYYL from the exons ATGGCTCGTGGTAAGGTTCAGATGAGGAAGATCGAAAACCCGGTGCACCGGCAGGTAACCTTCTGCAAGCGGCGAATGGGCCTGCTGAAGAAAGCTAAGGAGTTATCTGTTCTATGTGATGCTGCTATCGGTGTCATCGTGATCTCCCCTCATGGCAAGATTTATGACCTAGCCACCAATGG GAACATGCAAGGTTTGATCGAGAGGTACAGGAGAACCTATTCAGAAAGGCCTGGTGAAAGTAGCAACCACAACAAAACCCAG ATAATAAAACAAGAGGTGTTAGCGTTAACGCGTGAAATTGATTTGCTTCAAAAGGGATTCAG GTACATGCATGGAGAGAATGTAGAGAATGATATAAACCACATGAATCTTGACGAGCTCCAAACCCTTGAAAATAATCTTGAAATGTGGGTAAATAGCATTCGCTCCCAGAAG ATGCAGATCATCTCTAGGGAGATTGAGATGCTCAGAAACAAG GAAGCCATGCTGCAGGCTGTCAATGGCGTGCTTCAGGAAAGG ATAATTGAGCAGAATGGGATTCTGAATTTCAGCAACACGGCGATGACACCGCAAACACCATTCCAGCTAACCATGGAGAGAAACTACTATTTGTAG